From the Argentina anserina chromosome 3, drPotAnse1.1, whole genome shotgun sequence genome, the window CCATACAGATCTTCATGATAGACAAATCTTGATCAAGGTTAAACTAAAAATAGTAGATATtctaaattttagtttaatCTTATCGTTCTTATGTTAATCTTAGCTTTTATCTTACTTGAttcatcaatttttttgtATTGTTTTTTTGGAATATAAAAGTATCATTTAAGTGTATAACCTCCTACTTAGAGGTGACAAATAGGCCGAAAAGTCCGAATCAGTTATTGTAATGAGTCGGGTTGAGCTTATATATTTTAGCACATAGGCCCGCCCGGCCTGAATACtgccataatatatatatatatatatatatatatatatatatatcaacggTTAGATACTTCATCTCACGAGAAAATTCCCCTCAATGATCACCACTCACATACCAGACGTAGTAGACACCCGACAGTATATGTTCTACTCTCATCTGCAAGCAAACTCTTTAGAAAGTCGTCTTCTCCTTAACCAGTTAAATATGTGATCAGCACACTTTTTCttcgtcgctcgtttgtgaaaacttcattcacgaaagttgtagagctcttcgatacgagttcgtggacacgtcacgcgtttgaatcggacgtcggacttagaagttattaacgtcggaagttagtttccgattttggaaacgagtataaaatgacatttttcagattaggatttccattattggaaaccgctctctctctcctctcacccgcctccctctctctcttcctctctctctctctcttcctctctctctcaccgccggcctaggaAGCGTCGCACCACCCCCCGCAGTCGACGCACCCTCTCACACCGCCGCGAAGCCGCCAACTTCTGTGTTTTTCCTCCGCTGCAGTCAAGGCCATCTCCGGTGGTTTTTGAGCTTGAATTGAGGTGAGGttggttgttgtgatgttgttgaatttttgggttgatttgtggtgttttggtgAGAGATcagaggtggaggaggaggggaggttaccgccgccttaggcggcgcgtgtgggtgtGTGGAGGGGGTaggaggcggcgtgaggccggaGGAAGAGAGGGAAGAAAGGAGGAGAATAGGGGCGGTCTAATCACATCCAACTATACAAGTTATATTCTCGTCATCTATGTTCCATGACAAGTAACACAATTAATCTTAAGAAACTGAAGGAATCTTTTGAATTTAGGAGGTGTTGACGGAAAATATTAGCAGGGTCTGAGTTCCTGAAGCTGTTACACTGGCACAGCTAAGAGATTAGAACCTACCAAAGTTGGTTCTAAGTTTCACAGTACCCACCTACCTATCAACGAACAATGGCCTGTTAAGAATTATCAGCTACCCAGAGAAACAACTAACAGAGCAACTCAACTACAAAAGACAGACCTACATATGGAAAAACTAGCAAGAACTACATTTTAATAAAAGTTCTGTTCAGAACTTCAGATAGATCTATTTGCAAAGATTGAAGAGATTCAAGAGAATAACTTTatttcaaaaaattaaaaataaaataagtttTATCAAGTTGCGCAGGTGGTTCATCTGATCTAACTACAATTTCCTTTTTAATTTGCACAGAGAATAAAGTTCTGTAAAGTTTCAGAGTACATACTTGTCGTACGACATGGCTCTAAACTAAGGTATCCAGCACAATTGCTTTGCCTCTTCTAAGGACACTAATTAATCCGATTAGACCATTACTATAAGTCTATATCTTCTTCCATAATCCCATCCAATCTCTCCAATGTGTCGAATATCTGATTCGTATATGGGTGAGACTCATCATCAGCTCCAAACGTGTGATAAATACATTCCACCTCAATTGAACTATGTCCAGTAGGTTTCTTGATGTTCTTATCTCTGATAAGCCTCCTTACTCTAGCTGCATCTTCCCATCGCCCAGCATCTTCGTACATGCTGGCCAAAAGAATATACCTCCCAGCATTTTCAGGATCCAAAACAAACAATCTTTCCGCAGTTTCTTCGGCAAGTTTTATGTTATTGTGTATCCTACAAGCTCCAAGTAATGCACCATATACATCTTTCCCTGCCCGTATGGGCATGCTTTCAATAAACGTAACCGCCCTGTCAAGTAAACCAGCTCTTCCCAGAAGGTCTACAATGCAAGCATAATGCTTCTCATTTTTCTCTACCCCGTACTTTTCCATTTTCTCGAAGATTTCCAAGCCTTTGGCAACCATCCCTGCGTGACTACAAGTGGACAACAAACACAATAACATAACAGCATCTGGGTCTAAGCCGGACTCCTCAAACTGCGTAAACATTTGGAGCACCTCATCTGTGTGCCCGTGCATTCCATAGCCCCGCATCATGGTACTCCAAAGCACCACAGTCTTGTCACTAACTCGATCAAAGATAACTCTGGAAACTCCCACACGACCACAATTTGCATACATTGTCACGAGAGCACTACCCAAAGCAGAATCAATTTCTATACCCGACTTCACAACGTAAAGATGAATCCAAAACCCCACTTCAATAGCAGATGCATCAACACAAGCCGGGAGCACGGAAACCAGAGTGGCATGTTCAAGTAAGCTTGCATTAGCACCATCCTGCAGCATTGCACGAAATATCTGAATAGCTGCATTCGGACAACCATTCGTGGCATACCCTGAAATCAGGGAATTCCAACTAACAAGATCTTTCTGAGGCAATTCATCGAACACTCTCCTCGATACCTCAACTTCTCCACACTTGGAATACATTGCCACAAGAGCATTCCCCACAAACACTTGCAACTCAAGCCCAGACTTCATCACCTGCCCATGAACAACCCGCCCCTGTTTTCCATCTCTCATTGCTCCACAAGCCTTGAGCACAAAAGGGTACGTGTATTGATTAGGAGGTAAACCACTCAGCCTCATTTGATTACACATTTTGATTGCTTCACTAAAAGGCCCAACATTTGCATAGCCctgaatgagcatgttccatACAAACACGTCTCTCTCAGTCAATTCATCGAACACCTTCCGTGCTTCTTTCATACATGAGCTGCTGTGCTCCACGTACTTGCCTACTAGCTTTGAAGCGACGAATGGGTTTTGGTGTACGCCTGATAGTATGATCTGGGCGTGGAGTTTCTTGAGTGAGTTGGTGTTTCTGCAGAGTTGAAGCAGGTCTGTGTAGTCGTAAGAGTTTCTGTAATGGGGTTTTGTGTATGTTCTAACACCAGTGAAGAAGCTTAGGAACTTGAACGCTTCGGTTGGTGGAACTAGAGACTGACTTTGTCTAGCTAACATTTTTCTAAGACACTGAACTCAGTAACTGATGGTGAGTTTTGAGCTGAAACTCTGGAGAAGTTTATGATTTGGTGTCatgttttttctctttttctataTTAACCTTTGTACTTGGTCATTCTGTTATAAATTATAGGTCTCAACTCAAACAGGGGAAGAAGCACCCTCCTCCATCAATGAAGTAATGGAGGCATTCACCCAGTTCAATCAAAACAAGGATGAAATCACCTTGGTGGAGGAGTTGAGGTCAGTTTTTGTGTTGCTAGAGGCCTAGAGCGGCGGAGGTCCGAGTTCACATTGTTGGggatgaagaaaatgataaaGAACATGTGTAGATGGAGTTCAAGAACAGATTTCTGCGGAAGCCTCTATGCCTATACAGAAGATTGGACCGCAAGACCAATCTGTAGACAACACGAGTATATCCAGTGTATTGTATCAGTTTGAAATGAACGTCAAAATTATCTTGGATTGAAATGTATGCacaattcttttttcttattctAAAAGGGTGCTATAGGCATCGCATAGTCTGGTAAATCTTATGACACCTGAAGTAGAGCCTCAGTTTATACAAGGAGATAGAGATATACAACAGATGGTGTGCTGTATAATGCTATATGCCTATATAATAGACAAGAAGACATCTTTCAAAACATAGCTCTTCTAACTGGTAAAGGAAACAAATTCCAAATCAAGCCAATGAATATTGAGGAGAACATCTCATCGTGGCTGGAAACATTTATTCATGTTGGCACTTCCTTTTGCTGCAAAATCAATTGAATACAGACACCACTTCCACTAATAGATGGTTGATCTGCACAACTACATCCACTATTACATAGAAACATCTGAAAACAAAGtacttgttcttcatcaaaaaaAGTATTCATCAAACAAACCACAGCCAACCAGCCGTTGCATAGCATCAGAAAACAGTAACATCCATTGCATCATTCTTCTAAAGAGACTTACAGATACCTTCAAGACATAAAACATTCATGTTGGTAGTGGATGAGATTAAAATCTACTTCTTTTCCTTGTCAGCTCCTGTGGTGCTCTCCTTTGGAATTGGTTGAATTCTCACGTATGGATTCCTAGTCAATGTTTCTCCTTTCAGTGCAGCAACATAGCGGTCGTTTGTGTTCTCTTTCCGCTGCAGCTCCCCTAGGAATTCTGCCAAtctttctttatttgtttGCCCCATCATCTGATTCACAGTTTGAGCAATAGACTGTCTACATTTCTCTATGAGAAAGAAAGTACCAATACAAAACAACAGAGACGGAAGTCCATTAAATACTGTAGCCTTCGAAACAACTAGGATAATCATAGACCAAAAAAGACATCACGGACACATAAAACTAAGCAATACGTAACTGCAGCATCAAAGTAAAGACATTTAATTGTCACAAGCCCAGATGGGGGAAATCAGAAAGCAAAATATGAGGCCGCAAGCAATAGAGTATGGTGGTGGGCTTCTATAAATGTAAAGGTCAATCATAGTCTTCGCTGAACTAACTCAAACATATATTGAAGAAGTGTTGTTTCTTCAATTGGTTCCATTTTCCTACACCTATGCCAATTCCCAGACATTACGGCAGTTTGCCACATATCCCAGTACGCAAAAATCACCAGACTGATACGATCATATCATCCTTAACAGTCTTAAAAAGGATATCATTCACAATCAAAATAGTTCGACTTTACAAAATCCATCACTAAGAAAACCCATCACACAGGTTAAAATTCACCAACAAGTTTATAATCAAGCCCAACCAGCAACCATCACACAACCCAACAACCATTCCTGGGGTGTGGTATGTTCCTCTCCTCTTtcaacaatcaaaacatatcaAGTGTGCATTATTTTTAGGCTGTAATGAGTAGGAGTAAAACCCATAACTCCAACTATCAACTCCCAAAACTCAAATTGGAACAAAAGGAAGCATACCACAGTGTCAGGCCGGGCTTTTCGGCGAAGTTGAGCCTCAAGCTCTTGGTTTCCGGAGTTGGTGGTCTGCATAACGAAGTAGCCGATAATGCCAGGAATGACACCGCAGATGGTGGCGAAGGTAAAAAAGAAGGGCTTGGAGTCGCGAGTCTTGGTCACTATCCACCTCCATGTCTGGCTCTTCAACAGAATCGAcatgtttgtttttcttcaaatGGTTCCTCAGTCGAGAAGAAAAGCACCTTGATTGGACTTCACTGACCCAAGCTAAATTGGGGTTGACACTTTAACCTCCAGACCAACATTGATAACCTGTCACACGCCAAATTAAAGCAAACCAGAGAACTGCATGAACAGAAAATATAATGCTcctcttcaaaaaaaaaaaaaaaacacataaattGCTAGCTACTACATCAATCGTCAGGCTGCTCAAGCAGAAGATACTCACTACAAGGAGGTGTCGCATCAAAGATCTACAAACTCTGAAGAGCAACTTAAGATCGATTGAGAGCGCATCAGCAATGAAATTGTTTTTGCACATAGATCTTTACTCGGTAAGTTTTGGTACGTAGGCAATCACACAGAGGTGATAAGTAGCTCCGTAGCTACTACCACTATTTTCTCTTGAGTCTTCAAGTATGTTGAGCTCTTTACATTGCACctcatttgttgaaaattCTCGCTCATTGATCGACTCATTGTCATGCTAACAAAATTAATGTTATTAAAGGGATCAATAATGTCGTAATTATTTCTATAAAGTGACAAAACCGGAGATTTTTCACAAGTTCTCAACGCTATGTTAATATTTAATCTCAGATCATCACATCTCTCACACTCCACAGTTAACTTTTATGATAATTAGATTTAGTGTGAAGCGGAATTTAATTAATGAACTAACTTAACTTTAGTTAATTAGATGTATTTTGGACTACTGTGTGTCAAACTatctcatttatttgtttatcAGCACAAGAATGTGGATCCTTTTGTTCATATACAGTTATAACCTGTAATTCGGTCAAAGAATTTATCTGGAAAAGTTTGTAGTTACAATTGGACTGGAACTAGTCTTAAATCGAGTTCCTTATTAGTTGCGGCTGCAAAGTGCAGGGTACGAAGCTCTCAGATTTTGAGTTGGTCCCAACTTTCTTCAAGCTGATATACATAACTAAAGCTGTTCCAGTTACTGATGAGCGAATGACAGGATGTGTCCTCGGAGGGATAGGCTAGGAGGCTTCAATTCGCTCCCAGAACCAGAAGGACCAGAACTCACATGAAAGCTACATCGATCTCATTGGTGCTGggataaaaagaaagaatctgcatgtaacgaccctaaaatttcgagcttaaaaactcaatatcttaaaatcgttaaacacaaaataacctcaatgaaatcgaaatcattttaatgtcgcagcggatcacatctgagtttaaaatataactcagtcaagccgattattacaaacccaaatgataattcaacatataacaaatggaattgtataatcctcacaacaacctcacaaataaaatcacatcaaatcacacacacaatccacgctggaacctcaccacgactggatgcaatcgacttcgagtcttcggagtcgtcactcaatcaccactactcagcacctgcggaagtatcccctacaccattgaaattggtgcaccgggattgcaacacaaacccggtaagctttacagttcgtatgagtaaaatattaaaataactctcgtctcataaaagacacaactccacatcaacacagtataaagaaaatcatgagaaaacgagcaacccatctggttactctaatacttccacaaaatggtaactaatgagcgctggtacacatccgttacccctcacttagcataccgctgatgttgggtaaccacccgccacccaacatccaaaacaagctgagtacccatgagcagataaccacccgttacctccatgcagtactatggcagacaaactagagctctaactgtatcgtaactttcgcccggccaaaggctaggttccgacttgcctcacatgtacaataatctcacatcatattgtaccacacatcacgtccgaagacaaatcacaataattcacattttccgtgataaaatcacgtacaataatcacacatcatattgtacgttttaaaactttcacgatataacCACAAtataaatcataacagtatattatatagcaaactatatatattcgtatttatttaccatttatacaatatatacatagtccactatatcctatacatgtcatatttcataaacacctgaaaatttcgtacaatattctcacatacacatgctcaattttccgtcaccgaaatgactatttttaatgcattaataacagtacgtaatttaatgaactatatatatattatgtacatattaccattatactatatatatgtagtccactaaattatatacatgttataattcatttgataaacacacttgcaaaatgttgaatcaccacgagggtagattcgtaaattcggtgagattttactcaccttattgacttgagcgtaattccacaattcgcgatgctaattccttttctcgatttaacgatcaccttaaaagaataagaaaagaatttagaatcgtttcgtaaacctttaaatgccaaaacagtaatatacggttactgttcagcaattttggtttatacgaagttactgttcactattcacggttactgtacaatactcaattaatacgtatttctgtacgtataaataataatacgtatttctgtacgtataaatattaatacgtatttctgtacgtataaatactatatacgtatttctgtacgtataaatattatatacgtatttctgtacgtataaatattatatacgtatttctgtacgtataaataataatacgtatttctgtacgtatacgtacgatttaaatgtaaatacaactcagtaaataaaatttactaaattacccttttacaatttactttttacatttactgaaagtaatttataattacatttaccgaaggtaaaaattaattacatttaccgtagtaaataaaatttacatttacatttactgttacacagtaaattaccaaaataccctttcagtcaaaactaattacaccgcctcacacggcggcgcgtgtggcacacgagccacctccggccggccgcgcgtggggcccacgcgccgaggctaaccaagGCGCGTATCGCGTCACCGCTACCTCAAATCCCTCCTATTTTCTCCCCTCTCCTTCCCTCCGGCCTTAGGCCGCCCCTGCACCACCCCACGCttccacacgcgccgcttTAAGCGGCGGTGTTCAACACCTCCACCACTCCTCCGATCGCCACAAAACAacccaaaaacaacaacaaatcaaTCACATACCCCATCTATACCAATCCTCACCTCGAATCAGACATCTGGATCGTCAAAAACGACGTTGGCGAGCTCGAGATGCCGGCGGCCTTGTAGTGAGCAGCGGCGGCACCTATCGTGGTTTTTGATCGCCGATTTGTCGCCGGTGGCACTAGGGATGTGGAGAGATGATGGTGATGCAGTCCCACGCCTTGGTCTCACCGGTGGAGCGTTTGGGCGACGGAGAATCGCAAGGTttcgggtgagagggagagggagagagcgatcggtgagagggagagggagagggagagggcgatcggtgagagggagagggagggagCGATCGGTGAGAGAGGAGAGAACcgagtgagggagagagagagagaaagtcgagagagtgagagaatgaaggagggaggcggaagtgaagagagagatagggttttccaattatagaaaccctaatctccaaAATGTCCTTATATacttgtttccaaaatcggaaacaacttctatcgttaataacttttacgtacgtcgtccgattagaacgcgtcacatatccacgaactcgtatcgacgagctctacaactctcgtgaaggaagttttcgaaatcgagcaacggattaaaagtcgatataaacgttcggaaacgtaacgtttttcgaattaaacgttacgataacgtatccgttactcgtttcctatcgtcgtaaccaatcacatcaattctaattaaattccacaatttttaaagaattcaaatccactcaaatgttgtttgaaatttagggttattacaatctaccccccttaaaggaatttcgtcccgaaattcaagctcactcaacaaacaactgtggatatctagtcatcatgtctgactctagctcccaagatgcatcaccctcatcatggtgactccacaacaccttgacCAGCCCAACTTCCCTCCTCcgtagcttctttgtggatctatccaggatacgaaccggctcgacaacaaatgtagcattttccttcacttcaatggtgctatgatcgatcacatgtgactcatctggtacatacttcctcagcatggagatgtggaagacgttgtgaacgcccgacatgctagtaggcaaggctagtcgatatgctagttcgcccaccttttCATGTATCtcaaaaggcccaacatacctcggtgccaattttcccttcttgccgaatctcactacacccctcataggtgaaaccttcaagaacacatgatcaccaatctcaaactccacatgtctcctcttcaggtctgcatagctcttctgtctactctgagcggtccggattctatcccgaataatcgagatcttctcagtggtttcctgaactacctctgggcccatcagtgcctcatcaccaacttcggcccaacagatcggagatcgacatggtctaccataaagtgcctcatacggtgccatgccaatgctagaatggtagctgttgttgtaggcaaactcaattaatctcaaatgatcttcccagctacccttgaaatccaacacacatgctctcaacatgtcttccatcacctgattcaccctttctgtctgtccatccgtctgagggtgaaaagctgtactcatatccaaggtagtgcccatcgccttctgcaaaccaccccagaacttcgaagtgaaacgcgcatctctatcggaaacaatagagactggagcaccatgaagtctcactacttcatccacatatagtttcccaagcacgtccacggagtacttcatcgacactgggagaaaatgagccgactttgtcaatcgatcgacaatcacccatatggcatcgtgacccttcttcgatctaggcaacccggtcacaaaatccatagatatctgctcccacttccaaagatgaatagtcagtggtttcaacatgccagctggtcgttgatgttctgctttcacttgctgacatgtaaggcacttcgatacaaactctgctacgtctttcttcataccgttccaccagaattgtctgcatagatccttgtacatcttggtgttccctggatagacggtatagcgtgaacgatgtgccgtacgaagaacctcctcccgaagatcatcacaatctgggacacacaaccttgccccaaacctcaaccctccatcgggtccaactctccactcagaaggacactcatcaagcgtatcaactacaagatccgccaacttagctcgtgagtgtctatcctgcgcctgaccccgtatgatcctcgtgatcaatgtgggttgcactgtgacactaccaagaaacacccttggttctcctcccgatggtaccaaatcaaactctgatgcagcttctagcatgaaccattcctggaccataagcgaagctaccacgcctctcggttttctgctcaaggcatccgccaccacatttgccttccccgggtggtactctaatgtgaagtcatagtccttgaggagttccatccacctcctctgcctcatattcagctccttctgtgagaacaagtacttcaaactcttatgatctgaaaagagttgaaatttctcaccatacaagtaatgtctccaaatcttcagggcaaatacaactgccgcaagctctaggtcgtgtgttggataattcttctcatgaatcttcaactgtctcgagccatatgcaacgactcctccatgctgcatcaacacacaacccaaaccctggagtgaagcatcactgtaaatgacatagcccccaccactagagggaatcgtcaacactggagctgtggtcagtctagtctttagtttgttgaatgcttcctcacatgcatccgtccacacaaacggagtatctttcttggtcaacttggtcaatgaagatgcgatactagaaaacccctcgataaacctcctgtagtaacctgccaacccaaggaaactacgtatctctgtagggttctttggacgactccaattcttcactGCCTGTACCTTTgctgggtccactagtactccatcttttgagacaacatgaccaaggaatttgacctcttctttccagaactcacacttctctagcttggcatacagtctcgcctccttcaaggtctgcaacactgttctcagatgcaccacatgttcttcttgtgtcttggagtatatcagaatgtcatccacaaacaccacaacaaactcatccaagtacgggctaaatacttggttcatcaaactcatgaagacagctggtgcattcgttagaccaaatggcatgacgacaaactcataatgtccataccgggtcctgaaggctgtctttgatatatcttcttccttcactctgagttgatgataaccggatctcaaatcaatcttagagaacactgtagcacccttgagctgatcgaacaagtcatcaatcctaggtaacggatacctattcttgatggtcaccttgttcagttctctgtagtccacacataaccgcagagaaccatctttcttcttcacgaacaaaacgggtgctccccaaggtgaaacgctaggtctaatgaacccttggtctaatagctcatcgatctgcaccttcagctccttaagttcattctgccccattctatatggcgcctttgacacaggtgctgtaccgggtactaaatcaatgcagaaatctaccactcttcgaggaggtagccccggtatctcttggaacacttcaccaaactcagatactaccacaatgtctgtgatagtcacttcctgatccactgactccacatgtgccaaaactcctgatctcatggcattgtcggacttgaggcaacgataacgaaacactggctctccaggtctatgaaaggacactaccatgtcaaaacaatcaatcacagcatgctgtggtctcaaccaatcaatccccaagatcacatcataagtgtggtccggaatcacaatcaacgaagcagagaactctctacttccaatcaatataggacaagctttgcagattgtctctaactcaagtgacactccaaggggtgaagtgacacataaggcgtccccgagaggtgtaggaatcaatcctagcatctccactactgaactagcaatgaatgaatgcgatgctcccgtatcaaacaacactctagcaaggtagtcaaagagtgataatgtaccttccactcctgtgtctcgctgacccactgcgaacactctagcttggcctgctggtagctgtctctgcggccgttcctgtctacccggaagtggtcgggtacaatctcgagctatgtgccccacctgcccgcaccggtggcaccctcctctcttcggtttcggacatgctgaggcgtaatgtcccatctcattgcagccataacacc encodes:
- the LOC126788645 gene encoding uncharacterized protein LOC126788645 — protein: MSILLKSQTWRWIVTKTRDSKPFFFTFATICGVIPGIIGYFVMQTTNSGNQELEAQLRRKARPDTVMMGQTNKERLAEFLGELQRKENTNDRYVAALKGETLTRNPYVRIQPIPKESTTGADKEKK
- the LOC126786950 gene encoding pentatricopeptide repeat-containing protein At3g46790, chloroplastic-like, giving the protein MLARQSQSLVPPTEAFKFLSFFTGVRTYTKPHYRNSYDYTDLLQLCRNTNSLKKLHAQIILSGVHQNPFVASKLVGKYVEHSSSCMKEARKVFDELTERDVFVWNMLIQGYANVGPFSEAIKMCNQMRLSGLPPNQYTYPFVLKACGAMRDGKQGRVVHGQVMKSGLELQVFVGNALVAMYSKCGEVEVSRRVFDELPQKDLVSWNSLISGYATNGCPNAAIQIFRAMLQDGANASLLEHATLVSVLPACVDASAIEVGFWIHLYVVKSGIEIDSALGSALVTMYANCGRVGVSRVIFDRVSDKTVVLWSTMMRGYGMHGHTDEVLQMFTQFEESGLDPDAVMLLCLLSTCSHAGMVAKGLEIFEKMEKYGVEKNEKHYACIVDLLGRAGLLDRAVTFIESMPIRAGKDVYGALLGACRIHNNIKLAEETAERLFVLDPENAGRYILLASMYEDAGRWEDAARVRRLIRDKNIKKPTGHSSIEVECIYHTFGADDESHPYTNQIFDTLERLDGIMEEDIDL